One window from the genome of Gadus macrocephalus chromosome 7, ASM3116895v1 encodes:
- the LOC132460795 gene encoding titin homolog isoform X9 yields the protein MFSLCKPQPLLPFLILHHSIIDLSSIRPFTHPSFIHPLVPPSVHRPPVGVRGAVRPVSGPPSPALHARPPLPITPCPSPRRSRHALSSVQPAAPPTGGPAPQPSPRSKHKPPAASAPPADASPASGPASSTASNRLSTLCSDVTAALAAAPLASAASSLSFPSTAPPPSPTSPSPKTSTVAAPCLPQPTAAHQGNAPPSTGTAPPPAASATGPHHLPGYRPPSSSTSTSTSGPQLWAPPPGPAVPPPPRPTSTPQPPPPLSSLSRPKAPQSSEIASAPPLSRSLSQPPSLPSIFQPSPGTASVPSQQCPREVQSGSAVEQISVHAHVFRPHVVRTVARPSSPSPYNTNTPPPERTGTNRAAAVQNKPSSGPGGQEAWPGSDTTVPPATLSLIGGEIHPIPLLSSPDLDALCDPEAPPLSASLPPRTTSRSTSLLGSSPFSLTSSQLPVSAPAPPTAAPPLRSWQPGWAPPSTQVDKNTNPFAMEATRAGPDPRESEPQRTKADTRAANQSVTQALQPSQTIVEEDEEDPKTSSSGQVVSELIVAPPPPWPFASTESSTPQQPSTNVLAAFITPKKNKEQAASKKHNHKPSEYSKPPLAEPEADFDDIMLDSLTRSGPSGGLFLEEEGSKRDTVKRCPPGTKLKAAEGHPPSETHASQEERRRMQEVQKKKEEEERLKKQKEEDRQRAREQEETEMEEEKKRRTLEEEERRALEGAEERRALEEAEERRALEEKRRVLKEEEKKRALEEEKKRALEEEKKRALEEEKRRALEEEKKRALEAEKRRALEEEKKRALEEEKKRALEEEKKRALEEEKRRALEEEKKRALEEEKRRALEEEKRRALEEEKRRALEEEKRRALEVEKKRALDEEKKRRALEEEEKKRALEEEKNRALEEEKKRALEEEKKRALEEEKRRALDEEKKRRALEEEKKKRALEEEKRRVLKEEEKKRALEEEKKRALEEEKRIALEEEKRRALEEEKRRALEEEKKRRALEEEKKRALMEEEKMRELEEEKRRLRAEEDRERSEMERRRKEEERLLQEKQEKQRLKQMEEKKRREEEAARRKRDEERILLEKKEQEECKREKERRVEKDRLLKEMKAEEEEGKRREQEKKKRLLEVEEERKRMEEKRLKEEKEKEEMRGREEKQRLKEEQRKQELERLLKEEKEMEEKRKREGEERISIAKEEEEQQRLLKEEETRTRQKEEKMRLEKQRVEEERKRREEEIKKRILKSEETRKRREEETKKRLVEAEEDRKRMEEKRLKELTEKEERKQERERLLKEEKEREEQERKQREEERRAQEEEKQRLLKEGERRKREEEEKQRLLKEAERMKREEEEKQRLLKEAERMKREEEEKQRLLKEEERMKREEKERLLKEAERMKREEEEEKQRLLKEEERMKREEKEKQRLLKEAERRKREEEEKERLLKEEERMKREEKERLLKEAERRKREEEEKQRLLKEEERIKREEKERLLKEAERRKREEEEKQRLLKEAERMKREEEEKERLLKEEERMKREEKERLLKEAERRKREEEEKERLLKEAERMKREEEEKERLLKEAEMMKREEEEKERLLKEAERRKREEEEKLLKEAERRKREEEEKQRLLKEAERMKREVEEKERLLKEAERMKREEEAKRVEKRRIEEERKRLELKERERIATEEKLLAEQREKEARQVEERQQVKEAKEREDRKAREESKMKEEEQEKKRMAEEERKKEEAEKRIRQEHQEKGRRQRDEDEESKNPPAPLSRVAINRSDEEKEKMRMIAGSKSTPGISKIPNTNTQQAEDKTSNLLPEARPVWAGMDAHERPGPLMHESRGLIATPPIEVLAHCNQLGPTIQPSAHNKPITLDVVSLVPPPEKFVEAEDPLWNALEGRDGITQEHSKPLGRGSPKEDATQRDKVQDLQPITAKEPDAIPSSAKPCPPPVTEPPRGPQAPPAIKPCPPTAAPQNETPTDGVMADPRPSSANQKPAPEKEGPLWAALEEAGDSGGGGGREDGSDAVDGGVDKCVNREEVCEAGQQPEASVGLMSAVVRVFYRGFESVASILHSHDARQPCSSPDGPPALRAPEGHGVALLSISDLPSVSETDTSPLSLPEVDIMPPAAFGDIIKGQPIGGEKQPKVELSLAVNSTGKSPNQGMETSGLVARLRLAASEAEREREEREIEGRKEKEEEGKGEEGERAVFGTKEKMQETEQSQGWLEIGGKERQHMKGGREESQQVRKEEHDEDQTKRGRHRGEEREGGRGKLERQGNEGTMFSSVSLKHNSQSGACPPLKEVEFEEIAHEERLDTDKSKDRSGPKSLTKTDLKDTGSAGKRDQVPEEGKPKVQRPDGASHVSADEACEVPPPKLAKRANSALQAVPVWMREEDSEELEYETGQEDIGTVWSAELYMEGGGVADLSVTQAAPGGSAGPPPTVIPQPLLHGSAVNQPKAFRESVSLKIQALPANRCSPAAPEQEVGAGQTPGVTHGNADKPQTFGQEVGASRTPVISHGNTHKPQRSGQEVGAGRTPGGSHGNADKPQTSGQEVRAGRTPGVSHGNAHKLQKSGQEVGAGRTPGLSHGNADKLRMSGQEDGIIQTGVVSTSVELVDTQAGPMGKDLVPSPVVPWPLPSDTQPTEENAGSKGARMETETPANKAEATDVSYETKLITLEAKADGNQIPEGSLEAKDQALQEEEQLLLAKIQKMTAKTSPFPVSRGKKLLIPDLKDIDGDITDPESQSQTSTGSGSSTFEKAFVDEPSHLIGSCFTVLEEVSLADAREVGIPELREAVREDKEALNREENKPVPTQQPPTFPNGRAKAPEEPCGLQTRPKNLPTGAPGSNREGSFPGAPVTGGGSAMRDPDRTSSVPPPQSGMKRGPSSHGESQQGPAQPGGPVAVGSAARPDPSEGLVSSSQSLLEWCQEMTQGYRGLKITNFSTSWRNGLAFCAILHHSTQR from the exons ATGTTCTCTCTCTGCAAACCCCAacctctcctccctttccttaTCCTTCATCATTCCATCATCGATCTATCATCCATCCGTCCATTCACTCATCCATCCTTCATCCATCCACTCGTCCCTCCATCTGTCCATCGGCCCCCAGTCGGTGTCAGAGGCGCTGTGAGGCCGGTGTCCGGCCCCCCTAGTCCCGCCCTTCACGCCCGGcctcccctccccatcaccccctgcccctcccctcgCCGCTCTAGACACGCCCTCTCATCCGTCCAACCGGCAGCCCCGCCTAccggaggccccgcccctcagcCCTCTCCCCGCTCCAAACACAAACCGCCCGCCGCGTCCGCCCCGCCCGCCGACGCCTCTCCTGCTTCTGGCCCCGCCTCCTCTACCGCGTCCAACCGCCTGTCCACGTTGTGCTCTGACGTCACGGCGGCCCTGGCAGCAGCTCCCCTGGCGTCGGCGgcgtcctctctctccttcccctccaccgcgcccccaccctcccccacgtCTCCGTCTCCCAAGACCTCCACGGTGGCAGCGCCCTGCTTACCCCAACCGACCGCGGCCCATCAGGGCAACGCCCCCCCGTCCACCGGGACGGCGCCCCCCCCGGCGGCTTCAGCAACCGGCCCTCACCACCTCCCTGGCTACAGAccgccttcctcctccacctccacctccacctctggcCCCCAGCTCTGGGCCCCTCCCCCTGGACCTGccgtccccccacctccccgtcCGACCTCCACCCCTCAGCCCCCGCCTCCTCTGTCGTCCCTCTCCCGCCCAAAAGCCCCCCAGTCCTCTGAGATAGCCTCAGCACCCCCCCTCAGCAGgtctctctcccagcctccctccctgcccagCATCTTCCAGCCCAGCCCAGGGACAG CCTCAGTACCTTCCCAGCAGTGCCCCCGTGAGGTGCAAAGCGGAAGTGCAGTGGAACAAATCTCTG TTCATGCTCATGTCTTCCGACCTCATGTTGTGCGGACGGTGGCtcgcccctcctctccctccccttatAACACAAACACCCCTCCGCCTGAGAGGACAGGGACAAACAGGGCCGCGGCTGTTCAGAACAAGCCGAGCTCAGGGCCAG GAGGTCAGGAGGCGTGGCCTGGATCCGACACCACAGTCCCCCCCGCTACTCTTTCTCTGATTGGCGGCGAGATCCACCCTATCCCCCTCCTGTCCAGCCCCGACCTCGACGCCCTGTGTGACCCGGAAGCCCCGCCTCTTTCCGCCTCCCTGCCCCCTCGCACAACCTCTCGCTCCACTTCCCTACTTGGCTCCTCCCCTTTCAGTCTTACTTCCTCTCAGCTTCCTGTGTCtgcccctgctcctcctactGCTGCACCTCCCCTGAGGTCCTGGCAGCCAG GATGGGCCCCCCCGTCAACCCAAGTGGATAAGAACACGAACCCGTTCGCCATGGAAGCGACCCGCGCTGGCCCGGACCCCAGGGAGTCGGAGCCTCAGCGCACCAAGGCCGACACGAGGGCGGCGAACCAGAGCGTCACGCAGGccctgcagccctcacagaccatagtggaggaggacgaggaggacccAAAGACCAGCAG TTCTGGCCAAGTCGTTTCCGAGCTGAttgtagccccgccccctccctggcCATTCGCCAGCACCGAGAGCTCCACCCCTCAGCAGCCCTCCACCAATGTGCTGGCAGCTTTTattacacccaaaaaaaacaaagaacagGCTGCCTCCAAAAAGCACAACCATAAGCCATCTGAATATTCAAAGCCGCCATTGGCTGAGCCAGAAGCAGACTTTGATGACATCATGTTGGACTCTTTAACCCGGAGTGGGCCGTCAGGAGGCTTGTTCCTGGAAGAGGAGGGCTCTAAACGAGACACGGTCAAAAGGTGTCCTCCAGG tacgAAGCTGAAGGCCGCTGAAGGCCATCCTCCCTCGGAGACTCACGCctcacaggaggagaggaggaggatgcagGAAGTgcagaaaaagaaagaagaggaagaaaggtTGAAAAAACAGAaggaggaagacagacagagggcaagggagcaggaggagacggaaatggaggaggagaagaagaggagaactctggaggaggaggagaggagagctctggagggggcggaggagaggagagctctggaggaggcggaggagaggagagctctggaggagaagaggagagtcctaaaagaggaggagaagaagagagctctagaggaagagaagaagagagctctagaggaagagaagaagagagctctagaggaagagaagaggagagctctagaggaagagaagaagagagctctagaggcagagaagaggagagctctagaggaggagaagaagagagctctagaggaagagaagaagagagctctagaggaagagaagaagagagctctagaggaagagaagaggagagctctagaggaagagaagaagagagctctagaggaagagaagaggagagctctagaggaggagaagaggagagctctagaggaggagaagaggagagctctagaggaggagaagaggagagccctggaggtggagaagaagagagctctagatgaagagaagaagaggagggcactggaggaggaggagaagaagagagctctagaggaggagaagaatagagctctagaggaggagaagaagagagctctagaggaggagaagaagagagctctagaggaggagaagaggagggctctagatgaagagaagaagaggagggcactggaggaggagaagaagaagagagctctagaggaagagaagaggagagtcctaaaagaggaggagaagaagagagctctagaggaagagaagaagagagctctagaggaagagaagaggatagctctagaggaggagaagaggagagctctagaggaagagaagaggagggctctagaggaggagaagaagaggagagctctggaggag gagaagaagagagctctaatggaggaggagaagatgagagaattggaggaggagaaaaggagactGCGGGCAGAGGAGGACCGGGAGcggagtgagatggagagaaggaggaaggaggaggaaaggctCCTTCAGGAAAAACAGGAGAAACAGAGATTGAAGCAAAtggaggaaaagaagaggagggaggaggaggcagcgaggaggaagagggatgaggagaggatCCTCCTAGagaagaaggagcaggaagagtgcaagagagagaaggagaggagagtggaaaAGGACAGATTGCTGAAAGAGATGAAggctgaagaggaggaggggaaaaggagagagcaggagaaaaaaaagcgGCTCCTggaagtagaggaggagaggaagaggatggaggagaaACGCTTAAAagaggaaaaggaaaaggaagagatgagaggaagagaagagaaacaGCGTCTCAAAGAGGAGCAGCGAAAACAGGAGCTGGAGAGGCTTCtgaaagaggagaaagaaatggaggagaaaaggaaaagggagggagaggagagaattaGTATAGcaaaagaggaggaagaacagCAGAGACTGCTAAAGGAAGAGGAGACAAGAACAAGACAAAAGGAAGAGaagatgagattggagaagcagcgtgtggaggaggagagaaaaaggagagaggaggagataaaaAAGAGGATCTTGAAGTCAGAGGAGACgagaaaaaggagagaggaggagacaaaaAAGAGGCttgtggaggcggaggaggacagGAAAAGGATGGAGGAGAAACGCTTGAAAGAATTAACGGAAAAGGAAGAGcgaaaacaagagagagagaggctcttgaaagaggagaaagaaagggaggagcaggaaaggaaacagagagaggaggagagaagagcgcaagaggaggagaagcagagactcctaaaggaaggagagaggaggaagagagaggaggaggagaagcagagactcctaaaggaagcagagaggatgaagagagaggaggaggagaagcagagactcctaaaggaagcagagaggatgaagagagaggaggaggagaagcagagacTCCTAAAGGAagaagagaggatgaagagagaggagaaggagagactcctaaaggaagcagagaggatgaagagagaggaggaggaggagaagcagagacTCCTAAAGGAagaagagaggatgaagagagaggagaaggagaagcagaGACTCCTAAaggaagcagagaggaggaagagagaggaggaggagaaggagagactcctaaaggaagaagagaggatgaagagagaggagaaggagagactcctaaaggaagcagagaggaggaagagagaggaggaggagaagcagagacTCCTAAAGGAAGAAGAgaggataaagagagaggagaaggagagactcctaaaggaagcagagaggaggaagagagaggaggaggagaagcagagactcctaaaggaagcagagaggatgaagagggaggaggaggagaaggagagactcctaaaggaagaagagaggatgaagagagaggagaaggagagactcctgaaggaagcagagaggaggaagagagaggaggaggagaaggagagactcctaaaggaagcagagaggatgaagagagaggaggaggagaaggagagactccTAAAGGAAGCAGAGatgatgaagagagaggaggaggagaaggagagactcctaaaggaagcagagaggaggaagagagaggaggaggagaaactcctaaaggaagcagagaggaggaagagagaggaggaggagaagcagagactcctaaaggaagcagagaggatgaagagagaggtggaggagaaggagagactcctaaaggaagcagagaggatgaagagagaggaggaggcgaagaGAGTAGAGAAGCGACGCatcgaggaggagaggaaacggCTAGAGctgaaagaaagagagcgaatTGCAACAGAGGAGAAACTTCTAGCAgagcagagggagaaggaagcgagacaggtggaggagagacaACAAGTGAAAGAGgcaaaggagagggaggatcgAAAAGCCAGGGAAGAGAGTAAAATGAAAGAAGAGGaacaagagaaaaagagaatggctgaggaggaaaggaagaagGAAGAGGCAGAGAAGAGGATCAGACAGGAGCAtcaggagaaggggaggagacagagggatgaAGATGAGGAGAGTAAGAATCCTCCTGCTCCATTGTCCAGGGTGGCGATCAACAGATCAgatgaagagaaggagaagatgagAATGATAGCTGGATCCAAGTCTACTCCTGGCATCTCAAAAATCCCTAACACCAATACCCAACAGGCTGAGGACAAAACCTCCAATCTGCTTCCTGAAGCCAGACCGGTCTGGGCTGGAATGGACGCCCACGAACG TCCGGGGCCACTGATGCATGAATCGAGAGGCTTGATTGCCACTCCACCAATCGAAGTGCTTGCTCACTGCAACCAATTGGGCCCCACCATTCAGCCCTCTGCTCACAACAAACCAATTACGTTAGACGTGGTGTCCCTGGTCCCGCCCCCTGAGAAGTTTGTGGAAGCAGAGGATCCTCTGTGGAACGCTCTAGAAGGGAGGGACGGTATTACTCAGGAACACTCTAAACCCCTTGGCAGAGG CTCGCCGAAGGAAGACGCCACCCAAAGGGACAAAGTACAGgaccttcagccaatcacagcgaaGGAGCCCGATGCCATCCCTTCCTCTGCTAAACCCTGCCCCCCGCCGGTCACAGAGCCCCCCAGGGGGCCCCAGGCCCCCCCGGCCATCAAACCCTGCCCCCCAACCGCCGCTCCGCAGAACGAGACGCCGACGGACGGCGTCATGGCGGACCCTCGGCcgtcctcagccaatcagaagcctgCACCTGAAAAGGAGGGGCCTCTGTGGGCGGccctggaggaggcgggggactccggggggggaggggggagagaggacgggagTGATGCTGTTGACGGAGG CGTCGATAAGTgtgtgaacagagaggaggtgtgtgaggcAGGCCAGCAGCCTGAGGCGTCAGTAGGCCTCATGTCTGCGGTAGTCAGGGTGTTTTACAGAGG CTTTGAGTCAGTGGCCTCCATCCTCCACTCCCATGACGCACGTCAGCCGTGCTCCTCTCCAGACGGGCCCCCGGCCCTCAGGGCCCCGGAGGGCCACGGCGTCGCCCTCTTATCCATTTCAGACCTTCCTAGTGTCTCTGAGACGGACACGAGTCCACTTTCTCTCCCTGAGGTGGACATTATGCCCCCGGCTGCTTTTGGGGACATCATAAAGGGACAACCAATTGGTGGAGAGAAGCAACCCAAGGTTGAACTGTCGTTGGCTGTTAATAGTACAGGGAAGTCACCCAATCAGGGGATGGAGACTTCTGGTCTGGTGGCCCGTCTGAGGCTGGCTGCCAGcgaggcagagcgggagagggaggaaagggaaatagaggggaggaaagagaaggaagaagaaggaaagggagaagagggggagagggcagtTTTCGGGACGAAAGAGAAAATGCAAGAAACTGAACAGAGCCAGGGATGGCTAGAAATAGGAGGCAAAGAGAGGCAACATATGAAAGGAGGCCGAGAGGAAAGTCAGCAGGTGAGGAAAGAGGAGCATGATGAGGATCAGACAAAGAGAGGAAGacacaggggggaggagagggaggggggaagggggaagttGGAGAGACAGGGAAATGAAGGGACAATGTTTTCATCTGTGTCTCTCAAGCACAACAGCCAATCAGGTGCTTGTCCTCCACTTAAAGAGGTGGAGTTTGAGGAAATAGCACATGAGGAAAGGCTTGACACAGACAAATCCAAAGACAGATCTGGTCCCAAGTCATTGACCAAGACTGATCTGAAAGACACAGGTTCAGCTGGTAAGAGAGATCAGGTCCCAGAGGAAGGCAAGCCCAAAGTTCAGCGGCCCGATGGAGCCTCTCACGTCTCCGCGGATGAAGCATGCGAAGTCCCTCCTCCAAAACTGGCAAAAAGAGCGAATTCAGCGCTGCAAGCCGTCCCCGTgtggatgagagaggaggacagcgaGGAGCTGGAGTACGAGACGGGACAGGAGGACATCGGCACCGTCTGGTCAGCTGAGCTGtacatggagggaggggg cGTGGCGGATCTGTCCGTGACCCAGGCTGCACCAGGTGGTTCTGCCGGGCCTCCTCCCACGGTCATCCCACAACCTCTGCTCCACGGCTCAGCTGTCAATCAACCAAAGGCATTCAGGGAATCTGTCTCTTTGAAGATTCAGGCTCTGCCGGCCAATCGGTGCTCCCCGGCCGCGCCAGAACAGGAAGTAGGAGCTGGTCAGACACCGGGCGTCACCCACGGTAACGCTGACAAGCCACAGACGTTTGGACAGGAAGTAGGAGCTAGTCGGACACCGGTCATCTCCCACGGTAACACTCATAAGCCGCAGAGGTCGGGACAGGAGGTAGGAGCTGGTCGGACACCGGGCGGCTCACACGGTAACGCTGACAAGCCACAGACGTCGGGACAGGAAGTAAGAGCTGGTCGGACACCGGGCGTCTCCCACGGTAACGCTCACAAACTGCAGAAGTCGGGACAGGAAGTAGGAGCTGGTCGGACACCGGGCCTCTCCCACGGTAACGCTGACAAGCTGCGGATGTCGGGACAGGAAGATGGCATAATTCAAACGGGCGTGGTTTCCACTTCCGTTGAGTTGGTGGACACGCAGGCCGGTCCGATGGGAAAGGACCTGGTCCCATCGCCTGTAGTaccctggcccctcccctcaGATACACAACCCACCGAGGAGAACGCCGGCTCAAAGGGTGCCAGGATGGAAACGGAGACACCTGCCAACAAGGCAGAAGCGACTGACGTGTCTTACGAGACCAAACTTATTACCCTTGAAGCAAAGGCTGACGGGAACCAAATCCCTGAGGGGAGCCTTGAGGCCAAAGACCAGGCACTCCAGGAAGAAGAACAGCTCCTATTGGCTAAGATCCAGAAGATGACAGCCAAAACATCACCTTTCCCAGTGTCTCGAGGCAAAAAGCTCCTCATACCCGACCTCAAAGATATCGACGGTGACATCACAGACCCTGAGAGCCAATCCCAAACCAGCACTGGCTCTGGAAGCTCCACTTTCGAAAAAGCTTTTGTCGACGAGCCGTCGCATTTGATTGGTTCATGCTTCACCGTGCTTGAGGAAGTTTCATTGGCTGATGCTAGAGAGGTAGGGATCCCAGAACTAAGAGAGGCAGTCCGAGAAGATAAGGAGGCATTGAACCGGGAAGAAAACAAACCAGT GCCCACCCAGCAGCCCCCCACCTTTCCAAACGGCAGAGCGAAGGCACCTGAGGAGCCATGCGGGCTTCAGACTCGACCTAAGAACCTGCCCACCGGCGCTCCGGGATCCAATCGGGAGGGTTCCTTTCCCGGCGCTCCAGTTACCGGGGGGGGGTCAGCGATGCGTGACCCAGACAGAACCTCTTccgttcctcctcctcaaaGCGGAATGAAGAGGGGCCCTTCCTCCCACGGGGAGTCACAGCAAGGCCCCGCTCAGCCTGGAGGACCGGTGGCAGTGGGGTCCGCCGCCAGGCCGGACCCTTCAGAG ggGCTGGTGAGCTCCAGTCAGTCTCTGCTAGAGTGGTGTCAAGAGATGACCCAGGGCTACCGGGGGTTAAAGATCACCAACTTCAGCACCTCCTGGAGGAACGGGTTGGCCTTCTGTGCCATCCTGCATCACTCCACCCAGAGATGa